GCCGTGGGTCAGCCCGTTCTCCTGGAGGAGCCGTTCCATGAGGTCGTGGGCCATGGCGATGCCGTGTTCGGCGTGGTGGCCGAGGACCAGGCTCGTGGAGGCTTCGGCGACCACGCGGTAGTCGCGGGTGGCCAGGACCACCCGGACGTGCCGGCGGCCGAAGTCGATCCCGACCGCCACGCTGTTGTCCGCGTTCAACCGGACCTGCAAGGCCCTCCGGCCGGACGACGTGGTGGGGGCCGTGTGCACCATGCTGTCGCGTTCAAGCTCTTTGACGATGTTGGAGATCGTCGCGGTGGAGAGCCCCGTGGTGCGGGAGAGTTCGGCCTGGGTGGCCGGGCCGGCGGAGAGTGCCTGCACGATCCGTTCCCGGTTGAGCTGGCGCAAGGCCGACTGGGAACCCGGATTCCTGCGGGTGGGTGTGCTGTTTCCCTCACGGCTGACCATGAATGCAAGCATGGCCTAAACGGCTTATGCGGTCAATAAGTTAACGCAAGGAGGCTCGGACGAGGGGCTTCCGAAACGCAGGCCCGTCCGGCCCGCCGAGGCGCGGTCCGGTGCGTTCAGCACCGGAATCCTGCGGCGGTGGTGCAAAGGGTCCCGGGATCCGGACTGGACGCGCCGCCTAGGCTGGTGTCATGTCCGAGGAAGGGAAAGTGACCGGGATGCGTCTGGCGATCATGCAAGGGGAGTCCGCCGTGCTGGACACGGCGGCGAATCTCGCCACGATCCGTGCGGCCGCACAGCAGGCGTCCGACGGCGGCGCGCAGGTCCTCATCACGCCCGAGCTCTTCCCGGTCGGCTACGCCCCGCGGGCGGTGCGCGGCGGGCTGGACCCTGCCCTCCTGCCCGGCCTCGCACAGGAGCTGGGGGACATCGCCCGTTCGGCGGGCCTCGCCCTGCTGGCCAGCCTGCCCGAGGTGGAGCCCGCCGCGCCCGGCCCGGGCCCGGCAGCGGACCGCTGGTACATCAGCGCCACGCTGTTCGGCCCCGACGGCGCCCGGCTGTCCCACTACCGCAAGGTCCACCTCTTCGGCGCCGAGGAGCAGGAGGTCTTCACCCCCGGGGACCAGCCCGCCGCCGTCGTCGACTATCAGGGACTCCGGCTCGGGACCGTGATCTGCTACGACGTCGAGTTTCCCGAGACCGTGCGCGCCGCGGCGCTGCGGGGGGTGGACGTCCTCATGGTGCCGACCGCGCTCGGCAGCGGCTACTCGCAGGTGCCGCAGCGGCTGATTCCGACGCGGGCGATGGAGAACCACCTGTACCTCGCCTATGTGAACCACACCGGGGTCGAGGACGGCTTCCACCTCAGCGGCGGCAGCGTGGTGGCCGATCCGTTCGGGCGGACGCTCGCCGAGGCGGACGAGGATGCGGCCGTCCTCTTCGTGGACGTCGATCCCGGGCAACTCGCGACGGCCCGCGCGGACGTCCCGTATCTCGAGGAACGGCGCCCCGACCTCTACCGGTCCTGGCTCTCCTGAACGGCGCCCGGATCCGGCTCGTCGGACGCCGCTGAGGGATCGGCGGGCACCGCCCCGGGGAGACCCGTCCCGAGGAAGCCGAGGGCCAGCCACAGCTCGGCCCGGACCGAGGCGTCACCGAGGTCGCGGCCCAGGGTGTCCCCGATGACCCCCACGTGCCGCCGCACGCTGTTGCGGTGGATGTCCAGGGCGCTGGAGGCCCCGTCCCACGAGCCGTGCGCCGCGAGCCACGCCCGCAGCACGCGCAGGAGCAGATCCCGTCGCGGCGGTTCGAGGGCGAGCAGGGGTCCGAGCACCTCCCGCGCGACCCCGGCCCCGGCCTCCCGGGGCATGAGCTCCGCGAACGTGCGCGGCTGCTGTTCGGCCAGCAGGCTCCTGCGCTCCTCCTCGGCGCGGGCGAGCAGCGCCATGGCCTCCAGTCGCAGCCGCGGGACGTGCTGCAGGGCGTGCCCGGCCAGCGAACCGCCCTTGCCCAGCCGCGGCGCCGGGCGGGACACAGCACAGGCGTAACCCTCAGCCTCCACCCGGGACAGCCGCGCGGCCGTGGGCTCCTGACGCGTGACGGCGAGCAGATGCGTGCCGTCGTGGACCACGAGTTTGGTCTCCCAGAGCCGCCGCCACGCCAGGACCTCCGCGGGGATCTCGGCGCCGTCTTCGGCGTGCGGGTGGGCGATCACCACCCGCAGGCCCGACCCGGTGCCCGGGGCGCTGTCGCCGAGCAGGGTGGAGAGCGCGGCGTCGTCGCCGGGCGCGTCGCCGCGGAGCAGCAGCAGGGTGGCCAGCTGGCCGGGGGAGAGGGACCCTGCGGCGCGCTGCCGGGCCAGCAGTTCCAGGAGCCCGACGGCGGTGGAGACCATCGTGTTCTCCGTCGCCGTGAGTGGATGCCCGGTGCGGAGCACGAGGGCCCCGAGCGTCGGCTCGCCGCGGCGGGGGCCACGCTGGGCCGGGACCGCGCGGGCACCGGACGGCGGGCGCGCAGCCGCACCGCGTCCCGGCGAACCTCGCAGCGGAAGGCCCAGCAGGGCGCCGTCGGACGTCTCCCGCAGTTCGACCCGCGGACCGCTCCCCGCGAACAGATCCAGGGCCAGTTCCGCCGCCTCCGCCACGACCTCGGCCCCGGCGGACCGCGAGCCGGCCGTGAGACGGAGCTGCCCGTGAGCGCCGAAGAGCAGCACCTCGCCGGAGACCCGCTGCGCCAGGGCGTCCAGCAGCTCCTGCTCGCCGCCTTCGCCGAGAGCCGCCCGGATCAGCTGCCGATTGGCCTCGGTGAGCTGCCGCAGCACGCTCGCGTTGCCGGATTCCAGGAGGCGGGAGAACGCGAGGCCGACCGCCGCGAACGGAAGGGTGGGCGGAAGCTGCCAGAGGGTCACGCCGTGGCGCTCGCAGGCGGACACCACCGCCGGGGGGACGGAGTCGAAATGGGGTTCGAGCCCGAACGCCAGGGCGGAGACACGGGCCCTGGCCAGGCGCTCCACGAACGCGTCCACGGCCTTCTCCGTCCCGCCCTCCCCGAGGAACGGCAGACCGGCGGTGAGCAGGAGCTCGTGGTCCAGAAGATACGGCGTCGGGTCGTCGAGTTCGCTCGTCTCCACCCAGCGCAACGGGACGTCTCCGGCGTCGTGGAGCACTCGGATTCCGTCCGGGAGCCGGCCCAGGAACCGGTGGGTCGTCAGGCCCGGGAGCACGTCGAGTTGTGCCTCCCCGGCACTCGCGGCACCATGGATGGAATGTGCACTTTGTCCCATGAGCCAAGACTCTAGTTCAAAATGCACCATCGTGAGAGCTGGCTCACAGTCCTAGCCTTGGTACTAGGCCTTCTCCCCACCCCATCGGTTCCCGGACCTGGCCTCGCCCAGCCCGGGACCTCGACGGTGCGGTCCCTCGCCCGGCAACGACGCCGGGCGGCCGCCCAAGACGCAAGGAACTCCCCATGACCACAACACCCCAGACGCTGCCCGGCGCGACGCCGAGCCTCGGCCGGCAGCTCATCCGCCGCAAGTCGATCGCCCAGATGGAGCGCGACGCCCGGGACAACTCCGGACACGGCAGCCTCAAGCGGAACTTCGGCGTGCTGCAGCTGACCATGATCAGCGTCGGCGCCACGCTCGGCACGGGCATCCTGGTCATCCTCGGGGACGCGGTGCCGATCGCGGGCCCCGCCATCTGGCTCTCCTTCGTCGTGGCCGGTTTCGCGGCACTGCTCTCCGCGGTCTCCTACGCCGAGATGGCAGGCATGGTCCCTGTGGCCGGTTCCAGCTACTCCTACTCCTACGCCACGATGGGCGAGGGCATGGCGTGGATCTGCGGCTGGTGCCTCGTCCTGGAATACGCGGTCTCCGTGGCTGCCGTCGCCGTCGGCGCAGGTCAGTATGTGAATGAGACCATCGGGGTGTTCGGCATCCAGATGCCCGACGCCATCTCCCAGCCCCCGGGCGGCGGTGGCCTGGTCAACCTCCCGGCCCTCATCATCGTCCTCCTGGCGACCGTCCTCCTGGTGCGCGGCGCCAAGGAGAGCGCCCTGGTCAACACCATCATCGTGTTCGCCAAGGTCGGCATCCTGGTCTTCTTCTGCATCGTCGCCTTCACCGCCTTCAACGCCGGGAACTTCGAGCCGCTCCTCCCGATGGGGGCCGCCGGCATGAGCGCCGCCGCCTCCAAGGTGTTCTTCTCCTACATCGGCTTCGACGCCGCCTCCACTGCCGGTGAGGAGGCCCGCAACCCCAAGCGCGATCTGCCCCGGGCCATCCTGCTGTCCATGCTGATCGTCACCACCGTGTACGTCCTGGTGGCCGTGGCCGCGATCGGCGCCCGGAACTGGCAGTGGTTCGACGGCGTGGAGGCCCCGCTCGTCCAGATCATCAACGAGATCACCCATCAGCCGTGGATCGCCCTGGTCTTCGCGGTCACCTCCGTGCTCGCCATCGTCTCCGTGGTCCTCACCGTGCTCTACGGTCAGACCCGCATCCTGCTGACCATGTCCCGTGACGGTCTCGTGCCCAAGGTGTTCGGCGAGGTCTCGCCGCGCACCCACACGCCGGTCAAGGGCACCTGGATCGTCGGCGTCGTCGTGGCGCTCACCGCCGCCTTCGTCCCGCTCGGCGCCCTCGCCGACGCGACCAGCATCGGCACCCTGTTCGCGTTCGCCCTCGTCAACGTCGCCGTGATCTACCTGCGCGTCACCAAGCCGGGCAAGACCCGCAGCTTCCGCGTCCCGCTGTACCCGGTGGTGCCGGTGCTCGGCGCCCTGGCCTGCCTCTTCCTGATGGCGAACCTCGACGGGATGACCTGGCTGGTGTTCTGCGCCTGGATGCTGATCGGCGTCGTGATCTACCTCGCCTTCGGCCGCCGGAACTCCCGCGTGGGCGGCCTGAACGAACAGGCTTACCAGCTCAGCCACCAGGACGACTGAGTCCGTCCCTCCCTCTTCACCCGCAGCACACGAAACACAAGGCAAGGACCCATGGAACCCACCGCCCTTCCCTCTCCGTCCGAGGGCACCGCGCCCATCACGATGCTGAACCCGGACTTCCCGTTCAGCTACGACCTCTACCTGCAGAACCCCGCGGGTCTGGGCAGCGTCCCCGAGGAGCTGTACGGCACCGAGGTGGCCGTGGTGGGCGCCGGGCTCTCCGGCCTGGTCACCGCGTACGAACTCATGAAGCTCGGCCTGAAGCCCGTGGTCTACGAGGCGGACCGGATCGGCGGGCGTCTCCGCACCGCGAGCTTCCCGAGCGCACCCGAGGTCACCGCCGACCTGGGCGGCATGCGCTTCCCGGTGTCGAGCAAGGCGCTGTACCACTACATCGACCTGCTGGGCCTGGAGACCACGGACTTCCCCAACCCGCTGGCGCCGGTGACGTCGAGCACCGTGATCGAGCTGAAGGGGCGGAAGTACTACGCCGAGAAGCCCGGGGATCTGCCGGAGTTCTTCCACGAGGTGGCCGCCGCCTGGAAGGCCTGCATGGAGGAGAACGCCCGGTTCACCGAGATGCAGGACGCGCTCAAGGCCCGCGACACCGCGAAGATCAAGGAGATCTGGGATTCGCTCCTCGAGGAGCTGGACGAGGAGACCTTCTATGGTTTCATCGCCAAGAGCCGCGCCTTCAAGGAGGCGGGCTACGCGCACCGCGAGGCTTTCGGCCAGGTCGGTTTCGGCACCGGCGGCTGGGACACCGATTTCCCCAATTCCATTCTGGAGATCCTGCGCGTGGTCTACACCGACGCGGATGACCACCACCGCGGCGTGGTGGGCGGCGCGGCCCGCATCCCGGAGGCACTGTGGAACCACGCGCCGTCGGACCTCAAGCACTGGCCAGCCGGCACCTCCCTCGCCAGCCTGCACGGCGGCGCGCCGCGTGGCGCGGTGGCCCGGATCGCCCGCGTGAAGGACGACGACGGCGCCCCCACCTCCCGCATCGCGGTCACCGAGCGCTGGGGCCGGGCGAGCGAGTATGCGGCCGTGGTGACGACCTGCCAGTCGTGGCTCCTGTCCACGCGCATCCACACCGAGGAAGCGCTGTTCCCGGCGGAGATGTGGACGGCGATCGAGCGTTCGCACTACATGCAGTCCTCCAAGACCTTCGTGATGGTCGACCGCCCGTTCTGGAAGGACCGCAATCCGGAGACCGGCGAGGAAGTCATGTCGATGACCCTCACCGACCGTCTGACCCGCGGCACCTACCTGCTGGACAACGGCCCGGACCAGCCCGCCGTCATCCTGCTCTCCTACACCTGGAACGACGACGCCCTGAAGTGGCTGAGCCTCGATGGGGAGCAGCGCGCCGACCTCATGATCCACTCCCTGGAGCAGATCTACCCGGGCGTGGACATCCGCAGCCACGTGATCGGCACACCCATCACGGTGTCCTGGGAGTCCGACCCCAACTTCATGGGCGCGTTCAAAGCGAACCTGCCGGGCCACTACCGGTACCAGGAGCGCCTCTACACCCACTTCGACCAGGAGTCCCTGGATGAGGCGCACCGCGGCATCTTCCTGGCCGGCGACGACGTGTCCTGGACCGCCGGCTGGGCCGAGGGCGCCGTCACCACGGGCCTGAACGCCGTGTGGGGCGTCGTGAAGCACCTGGGTGGCGCCTCCGCTGAGGGCAACCCCGGCCCGGGCGAGTTCCTGGCCGAGTACGGTCCCAAGCGCCTGGCCTGACTCGGGCGGGCCGCTCGCTTGGCCGATTGCGCGCCCTGATTCACTTATTGCGGGGATATTGACTCGCGAAAAGTGAATCAGGGCGCGCTTCTGTATGTACACACTCCTGGCCTTCCTCACCGCAGTTGTCCACATCGGTCCTCTCGCAGGAGCTTCCGGCGCCGCTGGCCGTCAGGATTTCCGTATGAACAGGAAGTCGATCCACCTCATACGGACCGCTGATGTGCTGATGCATGGGATGGATTCCGGGGAACTGGCGCGGCGTACCAAACAGGGAAAGCTACGGAGGATTAGACGTGGGTTTTACGTCGGTTCCGAGGAGTGGAACAACGCTTCTCCAGCCGACCGTCACGAGCTCTTTCTTCGTGTCGCCGTGGAGACCGCCGATGTCCGACTGCCCCTCCACGGGATCAGCAGCGCCTTCATGCTGGGCCTCCCACTCCGTCGGCTCCCTGAGCAAGCGCACTTGGCCGACACCATCCGGGGCGGAGGCCGCTCACAGCCTGGGATCGTCCGGCACCAGCCCGACGGACGCCATCGGCACGTCCTGACGGTCCGGACGCTCCCGTGTTCCGACCCTGTGAACACGGCCCTCGACGTCGCACTTCGAGAGGATTTCGCGTGGGGTGTGGCGATCCTGGATCGTTTGCTGAACCCGCGGCCGCTCCCCTCGGAGGCTGCGGTAGGCGGGTGGGATCCCGGCGATCGGTCGCAGATGGAGCCCCGCAGGATCGCTCACATTTCTCAGGGCTGGTCCCTCCCTGAGGATGTGGGATTCGCGGAACACGTCGACCGGCGCTCGACGCCGGCAGGCGCCGAACGGCTGATGCGCAAGGAACGCGTGGGCCCCACCCAGGGTCCGCCACCGGGTGCACCGGAGCGGTGTGACAGGGCAGCCATCCGACGGCTGATCGAGCAGGTGGTGAGCGGTCCG
Above is a window of Arthrobacter sp. Y-9 DNA encoding:
- a CDS encoding carbon-nitrogen hydrolase family protein; translated protein: MSEEGKVTGMRLAIMQGESAVLDTAANLATIRAAAQQASDGGAQVLITPELFPVGYAPRAVRGGLDPALLPGLAQELGDIARSAGLALLASLPEVEPAAPGPGPAADRWYISATLFGPDGARLSHYRKVHLFGAEEQEVFTPGDQPAAVVDYQGLRLGTVICYDVEFPETVRAAALRGVDVLMVPTALGSGYSQVPQRLIPTRAMENHLYLAYVNHTGVEDGFHLSGGSVVADPFGRTLAEADEDAAVLFVDVDPGQLATARADVPYLEERRPDLYRSWLS
- a CDS encoding PucR family transcriptional regulator ligand-binding domain-containing protein, producing MGQSAHSIHGAASAGEAQLDVLPGLTTHRFLGRLPDGIRVLHDAGDVPLRWVETSELDDPTPYLLDHELLLTAGLPFLGEGGTEKAVDAFVERLARARVSALAFGLEPHFDSVPPAVVSACERHGVTLWQLPPTLPFAAVGLAFSRLLESGNASVLRQLTEANRQLIRAALGEGGEQELLDALAQRVSGEVLLFGAHGQLRLTAGSRSAGAEVVAEAAELALDLFAGSGPRVELRETSDGALLGLPLRGSPGRGAAARPPSGARAVPAQRGPRRGEPTLGALVLRTGHPLTATENTMVSTAVGLLELLARQRAAGSLSPGQLATLLLLRGDAPGDDAALSTLLGDSAPGTGSGLRVVIAHPHAEDGAEIPAEVLAWRRLWETKLVVHDGTHLLAVTRQEPTAARLSRVEAEGYACAVSRPAPRLGKGGSLAGHALQHVPRLRLEAMALLARAEEERRSLLAEQQPRTFAELMPREAGAGVAREVLGPLLALEPPRRDLLLRVLRAWLAAHGSWDGASSALDIHRNSVRRHVGVIGDTLGRDLGDASVRAELWLALGFLGTGLPGAVPADPSAASDEPDPGAVQESQDR
- a CDS encoding amino acid permease — protein: MTTTPQTLPGATPSLGRQLIRRKSIAQMERDARDNSGHGSLKRNFGVLQLTMISVGATLGTGILVILGDAVPIAGPAIWLSFVVAGFAALLSAVSYAEMAGMVPVAGSSYSYSYATMGEGMAWICGWCLVLEYAVSVAAVAVGAGQYVNETIGVFGIQMPDAISQPPGGGGLVNLPALIIVLLATVLLVRGAKESALVNTIIVFAKVGILVFFCIVAFTAFNAGNFEPLLPMGAAGMSAAASKVFFSYIGFDAASTAGEEARNPKRDLPRAILLSMLIVTTVYVLVAVAAIGARNWQWFDGVEAPLVQIINEITHQPWIALVFAVTSVLAIVSVVLTVLYGQTRILLTMSRDGLVPKVFGEVSPRTHTPVKGTWIVGVVVALTAAFVPLGALADATSIGTLFAFALVNVAVIYLRVTKPGKTRSFRVPLYPVVPVLGALACLFLMANLDGMTWLVFCAWMLIGVVIYLAFGRRNSRVGGLNEQAYQLSHQDD
- a CDS encoding NAD(P)/FAD-dependent oxidoreductase, whose translation is MEPTALPSPSEGTAPITMLNPDFPFSYDLYLQNPAGLGSVPEELYGTEVAVVGAGLSGLVTAYELMKLGLKPVVYEADRIGGRLRTASFPSAPEVTADLGGMRFPVSSKALYHYIDLLGLETTDFPNPLAPVTSSTVIELKGRKYYAEKPGDLPEFFHEVAAAWKACMEENARFTEMQDALKARDTAKIKEIWDSLLEELDEETFYGFIAKSRAFKEAGYAHREAFGQVGFGTGGWDTDFPNSILEILRVVYTDADDHHRGVVGGAARIPEALWNHAPSDLKHWPAGTSLASLHGGAPRGAVARIARVKDDDGAPTSRIAVTERWGRASEYAAVVTTCQSWLLSTRIHTEEALFPAEMWTAIERSHYMQSSKTFVMVDRPFWKDRNPETGEEVMSMTLTDRLTRGTYLLDNGPDQPAVILLSYTWNDDALKWLSLDGEQRADLMIHSLEQIYPGVDIRSHVIGTPITVSWESDPNFMGAFKANLPGHYRYQERLYTHFDQESLDEAHRGIFLAGDDVSWTAGWAEGAVTTGLNAVWGVVKHLGGASAEGNPGPGEFLAEYGPKRLA
- a CDS encoding type IV toxin-antitoxin system AbiEi family antitoxin domain-containing protein yields the protein MNRKSIHLIRTADVLMHGMDSGELARRTKQGKLRRIRRGFYVGSEEWNNASPADRHELFLRVAVETADVRLPLHGISSAFMLGLPLRRLPEQAHLADTIRGGGRSQPGIVRHQPDGRHRHVLTVRTLPCSDPVNTALDVALREDFAWGVAILDRLLNPRPLPSEAAVGGWDPGDRSQMEPRRIAHISQGWSLPEDVGFAEHVDRRSTPAGAERLMRKERVGPTQGPPPGAPERCDRAAIRRLIEQVVSGPKRRKLEARLAFADGDGFLPGESLSRVAMYDQGFPQPELQSAFQDRSGLIGYTDFYWRNWNLVGEFDGDEKYVKPEYLKGRTVSQVVMAEKTREDRLRRLGLTVVRWTWADVVQPERLATLLRSAGLPVSTRPRWTPLC